In the genome of Sulfurimonas autotrophica DSM 16294, the window AATTCATGCTAAGTGTCACTCAGGCTTTAAAACAACGTTCCTCTAAAAGAGCATATCAAAATAAAAGCGTTCCTAAAGAAGTGCAAGAAAAAATTCTTGAAGCTGCCGCACAAACACCAAGCGGTGCCAATATGCAGCCTTGGATAACATATGCCGTCTCAGATGAAAAAGTTCTTAAAAACATTGGAGATGCAATCATTGCAAAAATGGACGCGGGCATTGAGAATGAGCAGTTTATCCAATACTACCCTCTTGAGTGGGTCAATCCTTACAAAAAGCGTAGAATTGTCACAGGTGCGGGACTCTACAAGCTCATGGAAGTTGATCGAAAAGACAATGAAACACGCATTGAAATGTGGAAAGACAATTTTAGATGGTTTGGTGCAAAAAGTGTATTTTTTGTTTTTACGGACAAGGCAAATATTGACGGTGCGCAGGGCGCTTTAATTGATTGCGGTGCCTATATGCAGAGTATTATGCTTGCAGCACAAGAGTTCAGCGTAGATTCCTGTCCTCAAGGCTCAACAACAGAGTTTGGAAAAGTGGTCGCTGATGTTTTAGAAGTACCCGATAATCTTGCTCTTTTATACAGTGTGGTTTTAGGCTATGCAGATGAAGAGGCTAAAATCAACAATTATAAGCCCCAAAGAGAACCGCTCGAGAAGAGTGTAACTTTTATATAAGTCCTTTTTTCTTATAACGAGCAAGCATACTTTTGTTACCGCTCACACCTCCGCTGTGTATATACATAACTTTTTCATTTGTCTGCTCCAAGAGTGCCTGCCACATCGCCGGAGCGTAGAGCAAATCAAATTCAATACCCTTTACATGTAAGCTCTGATATATTTCATAAAATTCCGGATACGGTTTAGCAAAATGGTACTTTTTTTTCGGTTCTAAAATAATGAGGTTACTCGGAATTTTTGCCAAAGCATTCATCTGCTCTTTTAAATAGGCACTGTCACCGATGCAGGGAGTAGTATACACTTTATATTCAGGTAGAGCAAGAGCCAGAAAAAGTGCCGTTGTTCCTGTTCCCGAAGGTGTTGCCAGAGCCTTTACATGTAAAGTTGTATTTTGCTTGCGTATCTCTTGTGCCAACACTTCTAAACCTTTTTTTGCCGCCTCTAGTGCACCGCCCTGGTCTACAAGCAGAGTTTTTTCATCCAAATTCAAACGCAAAGAGGCTATGTACTCTTTATAATAATCATTCTCTATCTCTCTGTGCTCCATTCCTAAAGCAAGAGCGTGCGCATAATTACCTTCACATTCATTTTTTTGTGTAGCAGAAAGTTTTTTTGTATAATAAATGAATTGCCACTTTTTTTTCTGACACATTGCCGCAATAGCAAGCATTGCATTAGACTGTGTACCACCATAAGATATCAAGGTGTTATAAGTATTGTTTGGAGTATTTAAGAGGGTGTAAAGTTTTCTATATTTGTTGCCGGCAAGACAGGGGTCAATCAAATCATCCCGCTTGACAAAAAACTCTCTCTCCTCTAAAATAATTTTAGAAAGAGGAGAGTTTTGCATGAGCTACTTAATAGCTGCTTTTTTCTGTAATGCATCCATTTTTTTCTTCATTACAGCTTTAAATTTTTCCATTTTTAAACGTTGCTCAATAAATGCTTTTACCTCATCAAAACTTCGAGTCATAGATGGTTTTTTGTCTTCCACATAAATAACATGGTATCCAAATTGCGTTTTTACAGGTTTTAGCGTCACTTCACCTTTTTTCATAGAAAACACTTTATCATTAAAAGCAGGTACCATTTGACCTTTAGAAAAATATCCTAAATCTCCGCCTTTAGGTCCGCTTGGTCCAGTTGACTCTTTTTTAGCAAGCTCAATAAATTTTTCTTTGAGTTTTTCACCGCTTAATGATTTTAACTGTGCTATAATTTTCTTTGCTTCATCTTCTGCTTTTACTAAAATATGACGAGCATGCACACTCTCTTTTTCATTAAACTCTTCTTTGTTTTTGTTATAGTAATCTTTGAGCTCTTTATTTGAAATTTTGATACTATCAAGAAGTTTTTTCTGCCAAACCTGAATTGCAAGTTCTTTTTTCATTCTCTGCTCAAGTTTTTTATACTCACTTTTATACTCTTTTGAGTTAATAATACCAGATTTTTTAGCATCATTATAAATTAACTCTTTTCCTATAAGTTGTTGAAGAACCTGTTGTCTAAATGCAGCTTGACGGTCAGCCGGTACTTGGTTAAATCGCCCCTGTGTCGCATTCATAAGCTCTGTGTCAACATCTTGTTGCGTGATTGCCTTTCCGTTTACTGTAACTAATGTTTTTGCAGATGCAATTGAGCCGGTCAATAGCAATGCAGATAATAACATTGTAACTTTATTCATTATAGTTCCTTATAGATTGATAAGAAGAAGTTTAATAGCAATATATTAATAGTTATTAAACAGATTCATTTTCATGTGTTATTTTAAGATATTTGTCTAAAATATATTCTAACTTTTCCCGTGTAAGCGGTTTTGAAATATAATCATCAAGACCTTCTTTTAAAAGCATCTCTTTGTCCCCTTCCATAGCCATCGCAGTAAGTGCAACAATAGGAGCTTGTGATTTGAGAAGCATCATATCTTTAATTTCTTTTGTCGCAACAATTCCGTTCATATAAGGCATATCTATATCCATAAAAATAATGTCATATTTTTTCTTTTTATACATTTTAACAGCCTCAAGTCCGTTTGATGCAGTAGAAACTTTGATATTGTACTCTTGAAGCAGTATTTTAATGAGGCGCTGGTTAATCAAATTATCTTCCACTACCAAAGCATCAATTTTGTCTTTGATTTTTAATTGATTTTCATCATCGCTTGTGTATTTAAAACTGTTTGCCATATAAAGATGTTTGGCGACAGAACTTGCCAATAATGGTTTTTGTATCACTTCGTCCACAATATGTGTCATTTTCGTTTGCAGTTTTTCATCTTCTTCTAAAAGAAGAATCACAGGTGCTTTTTTCGTGTAGGTTGCAAGGTCAAGCATCCATGAAGAATCATCCTGATTCGCTACAATATAGAGTTCATCTATATCATCATAAACATCTTCGTTCAATTCAGAAGATTTGGTTACATCTATAGCAAATGAACGCAGATATATAGTTAGAAAGTTAGCATCATCAACTTTTTCTTTATCTAATAAAAGTACTTTGGCTTTTTTACCCGGCATCATTTTATAATTTTGACCTCTTGATTCTTTAAAATTAAGAACAAAATTCACATAGGTACCACTGCCTATTTCACTGTTTATTCGTAGTTCAGAGTCCATCAGTTTTACCAAACCACTTGAAAGGCTCAACCCGATTCCGAGTCTCTCATCCGCATGACTACCCGCTGTAAAAGGCTCATCCATGAGAGCTATCTGCTCTTGAGACATCCCTTGACCATTATCTTTTACGCCAAAACCAATGGTACAAGCTCCATTTTGGAGTCGTTTTAAAAGTTTGACCTCTATAATGACTTTACCGCCATGCGGCGTAAACTTAATCGCATTTTGAATGATAGAACGCATAACCTGCAAGATTTTTTTCGCATCTCCCTCTAATTCTTGAGGCAGTTTTGGATCAATAAAACTCATAACCCCAACACCATTATTGTTAGCTTTATCAAAACATGTATAAATGAGTTTTTCCATTTCAACTAGCAGGTTAAAAGGTTCTAACTCTACTTCAAGACGTCCGCTTTGAAGCTGTGATAAATCTAACAAGGTTTCAATGTTATTCATTAAATTCTTTGAAGAATAATCAATCATATCAAGATACTCATTTTGATGTTCATCAAGATCAGTGGATTTAAGTAATTCTATAAAACCTAAAATGCCGTTCATCGGTGTTCTGAATTCATGCCCTATATTGGACAAGAACTTTGTTTTTAACTTTTCAACCTCTTTTGTTTGCATTCTTGCTTTTTGCAAATCTGTGATATCTTTTAATTCCAAAATATACAGTTTAGTGTTTTTTGAATATTTATGGCATTTAGCTTCTATACTTAACAAATTCCCTTTTTCATCGGTCATACTCACTCTATAACCATCACTTTTATATTTTTTAATATAATCCAGCCAACTTTTGTCAGACTCTGTAAATATCTCTTCACTCTCATTCAAAAATATATCGCGAATACTTTCATTTTCTCTTTTAAAATCTTTTATATCATAATAATTCATAGTATTAAAAAAAGTTTTATTAGCACCTATCCATCCCTCGCCATGCAGAAAATAGAGCATCATCGTATCACTGCTGTCAGCCACTTCGGCAAAAAAATCTTTGTCCAACTGTGAAAGCAATGTCTCTTTTTTCCTGCTTGCATCATACACATGGACGCTTTTTTGTTTTGAAAATAGTGAAAATATACCCATATTTTTCTCCTATGATAAGTCATTGCTTTGATTATAACATATAAGTTGCTAAAATACATCTATGAAAAAAGCAACAAAAAAAGAGATACAAGAGATTAAAAAACGCTTTATTGAGCGTTACAGCGATGCAGTGACGGAACTTCACTATAAAAATGCCTATGAACTCGTCATTGCAGTTGCACTCTCAGCACAATGCACTGACAAAAGAGTCAATCTTATTACGCCTCTCCTGTTTGAAAAATATCCGACACCTCAAGATTTGGCAAATGCCGCTATTGAAGATGTTAAAGAACTTATTAACAGTTGTTCATTCTTTAATAATAAAGCAAAAAATCTTATTGCTATGGCAAAACGTGTTGTAGAGGTTTATAACGGTGAAATTCCGATGAATGAAAAAGATTTGCAGACACTTGCCGGTGTCGGGCAAAAAACGGCACATGTTGTGATGATAGAATATACCGGTGCAAATCTTATGGCAGTGGATACCCATGTTTTTCGTGTTGCACACAGACTCGGTCTCAGTGATGATAAAACCGCAAAAGCTACAGAAGCTACTTTGGTAAAAAAATTTAAAACTGACTTACATGTACTCCATCAGGCAATGGTTTTGTTTGGACGATACATATGCACCGCCAAAAATCCAAAGTGCGATGAGTGTTTTTTAACCCAATTTTGTAAAACAAAAGAGAGTTTCAAAGTTTAGGTATGCAAAGTGCTTAGAAGTCATTATGATTAAAATATATTTACTGATTTTACTTAGCATCCTTTTTAGCGGTTGTGTAAATAAACACGGCATCTCTGCAAAAGTCTACAGTGATTGCAAAGAGTACTATGACCTGCAGGGATATTACCATAAAGAGTGTGGTGAAGACGACATCATCACTTATGATACTATGGGTAAAGAGATAAAAAAAGGTGCCAAAAAAGTAAAAAGCCTTTTTGTAAAAGAAGAACCGAAAGTTCAAAAAAATGTTTGGTAGTTTTTGAGACCGTAAAATCACTATGGCTTCGCTCATAAACACTCCCGCTTGCAATAGCATTGATGATTTGAACTTAGGTAATTGACTGAGAGTTCAACTGTCGATATATAGGTTTTATCATATTGTAAATGCTGAAGCGCTGCTTTATAAAAATTTGTCATATCTGCGTTTGCACTCAAAGCAATGAGTGAAACTAAAGCTATCTTTTTTATCATTTCGTCATCATGGTTCATTAGAGCATGAGAAAGAGCTTGAATTATTAGGCTGTTAAGCTATAATTTAAAAAACCACCTTCACAGTAGTTCCATTTTCTTTATCAGACTCTATCTCTAAATTTCCATCATGCATCAAAACACTATTTTTGACAATACTTAGACCCAATCCAAAACCTTCAATTTTTTTATTACGTGAGCTGTCAGCTCTGTAAAAGCGTTCTGTGATTTTTGAGAGATGCTCTTTTGATATTCCTATGCCCTCATCTTTTATACTGAAATAAATTTTAGAATCTTGATAAAGTGAAATGTAAATATTTCTATTTTTTGAAGTGTATTTTATGGCATTATCTATGAGATTTACAAAAATAGATTCTATTAGTATTGGATTAGCCTGCATATTTATTGGCTCAATTTTTTCTATATGCAATTTGAGATTTTTTTCCTGAAATTGTAATTGGAATTTATCTATAACCTGCATCAGTAAGGTATCAACAGAGCACTTTTCAAAGGATTCTTTGATATTCTCTTTGGAGTATTTTGTTAAAAGAAGCAGCTGTTTAACTATAAGTTCTATCTGTTTTGATTGTTTTTGTATGGTTTTTAGGCTCTGTTCGTACTTCTGAGGAGTGCGTAGTTTTCTCAATGCGATTTCTATCTCGCCTTGAATAACAGTAAGAGGCGTTTTAAGTTCATGTGAAACATCAGTATTAAATCTGTCCAATCTCTCAACCCCGTTTTGCAGTCTCTTAATCATTGCATTAAAAGAGAGCACCAGCTCTTTTATTTCATCTTCATCTTTTGGAAGTTCTATCTCTTGTGTAAATTTTGTAATCGAGATATCTTTTGTGGCATTAATAAGTTTGTTTATGGGCAAAAGAATTTTATCTATCATTTTACTTGCCAAAAATATAAAGGCCAGCAGTAAAATCGGGATAAGAAAGAGCAGTACATCTTGAAAATTTTCTATCCTATTATCAATATTTTTTCTTAATATCAAAGTTGTTTTTACACCTTGTTCGTCTATATAGAGCGCATCTATATAATCATCATCGCCAGTGTGTGTGATTATAAAAAAATTTTCTTTTTGATTGAGGTATTTTTTATAGTTTTTAAGTGAAAACAATGCTGTAGAGTCTTCTATTGTGCCATTATGAAGTGTTAAAACTTCCACATTTGGAATTTTTTTATCTCTTTTATGTGCTAAGAGCTGCAATTTACTTTTAATATTATTATCAATACTTTGATTAAGAAAGTAGTTAAATGAAAAAGCGAATAAGGATAAAACCACAAATGCAAGGCTTCCAAACCAAAGCAGTATACGGATTTTCAGAGATTTAAACTGCAATTTTATATCCTATGCCTCTATTGCTTTTGATAAACTCTTTTCCGAGCTTTTTTCGTAAGTGGTAAATGGTCACCTGAATAACATTTGAGTTAATGTACTCTTGATTATTCCAAAGTTGTTCTTCTATCATTGCATTTGATACAAAACCGTTTTTATGTTTTATCAAAAATAGTAAAAGTTCATACTCTTTTGCACTGAGTTCAATATTTTCATCATCTTTACGCACTGTTTTTGTATCGCTATTGATGATTATATTTCCTAAAGTGATAAGATTGACACCGTTTGAAATATCTCTTCTATGCAAAGCTTCAACCCTTGCAACAAGCTCTTTATATGAAAATGGCTTAGCGAGATAATCATCTGCACCATGTTGCAAACCCGTAACTTTATCTTCAATCTCGCCTTTTGCACTGAGTATAAGGATAGGCGTTGTAATCTTCTTTTCTCGCAAAGATTTTGTAATCTCAATCCCACTTTTGTATGGCAACATCCAGTCCATAATGATTACATCATAAGAGTTCATACCTGCTAGATACTCCCCGTCTTCACCGTCTAAGGCACTGTCAACAATGTATCCGTCTTCATCAAATCCTCTTTTTAAAAAAGAGAGAATATTTTCATCGTCTTCTATGATAAGTAGTTTCATTTTTTAATTGTACCTAATTTTATGCCCTCAAATGAGGCAAAAGCAAGAAAAAGGAGAAAATGAAATTTGAACAATTGCTTTTGTCTCATTTGAGAGCATATTATGTTTTACCATTTATAACTTAAACTCAATCCTTTGAAATCACTACCTACAATTGGTGTAACTTGTAAGTTTTTATATGGTGTAACAAAATACCAACTTGAAAGAATTCCGAGTGCGGCTCCGGCATATACGTCGATTGGGTGATGTCTATTTACATGTACTCTGCTGTAACCTGTATATGCAGCTGCAATATATGGCAAAATTGCATATTTTAATCCATAGCGTTTATGTATAAAACTAGCCCCGGCAAATGCACTTGATATATGACCTGAGGGGAAAGAGTCCTTGTTATTACTATCTGGTCTTTTTTCTCTTACGGTATATTTCAAAATATATGTAGCAGCCATAGTTGAGCCAAAACTTTTATAAAACTGCATCTGTCCATCTTTATCACCAAGATAAAGAGATGTGCCGTAAGCTCCGGCAGGAATTGCAATTGATAAAATATCACCTATCGATTCTGTCGCACTTTTTGCATAGAGCCAATTGCTCATTTCAAGCAAAATTGCAATTGATATAATAAACTTTTTCATAAAATCCTCACTTTATTTTGATGAAGAAGTTTATGATGTGAAAATGAAATAAAAATGAAAAGCTATGGTGTTATTTTTATCACTTGATAGCTTATGTTTTCATTCTCAACTGTGACTTTAATATAATGAAAAAATCCTCCGTCTTTTAAGGGTGCACCGGCACCGCCTGAAATGATATAAGGAGTTTTATGCCAAATCCCATGATAATAAGCATGTATATGAGAGCAAAAGAGCTTCGTCACATTGTACCTCTCAAACAGTTTATTGAGCATTTTCGCAACTCCTGCTTAAGCCAAGAAAATTGCTTTAAACCCAGTCCTTCATCATCGGCATCATCTACAATGATAAAATAGCTGTTTTTAAATGCAAAAATGAAAATTTTTGGTTTGTAGGGTTTATATTTTGAATCTCTTTTAGTATTATTTCATTGTAAGACTGAGAAGACAGGAGTGTCACACAAGAAAATAAAAAGAATATATATTTCATCTAGCGAATCCTTATAAAATGAAAAAAGAGCGGAATAATATATAAATTTATAACAATAGCAAAAAGTAATCCTCCCATGATGGAAATAGCCAAATCTTGAATGATTTGTGTACCTGTTCCAATAGCAAGAGCGATAGGCAGCAGTGCCAAAGCATTTGACACCATAGTCATAAGAATCGGTTTTGCCCTTAAAGCAAGTGCATCGAGCTGTTGTTCTATCTCACAGGTCTGATGATTTAAGTTCATCTGAAAAAAATCATATATCAATACATTATTGTTTATAACAATACTTAAAACAATTAAAACACCCATAAAAGCCATAATATCCAAAGGCTTATGTGTTAAATACAAAGCTAAGAATACTCCGGTAGATGTTAATATAAGTGCAGTAACAATAGCAACAGCGATACGGAGTGAGCTGAAGTTTAGCAACAGACCGATAAAAATGATAGTGACAGCAAAAAGTATAACTAAACTCATCTGTTTAAATGATTTTTGCTGTTCTTTATAAAATCCGCTGATTTCAGTTGTAATGTTATCAGGGATTTTTGCATTGTTCATCTCTTTTTTAATTTTGGCAACAACGCCGCTCATATCATTCCCGGTAAAACGAATACCCAATACACATACCGGAGACAGATTATAATGACTGACTTCGGCTACTTTGTTTTCATAAGAGATATCTGCCAACTCTTTAAGTGGAATTCTTTGTTTTAGTGTTGGTGAATAAATTTTTAGATCTTTTTTCAAATATGCAATAGGATCAATATTTGGTCTGCTCATTAAAACTCGAAGATTAATAAGTTTTTCACCATTTGCCACAGAAGCCACAATTTTTCCATAATAAAGTGCACTGATTTGACTTCTTATCATCGCCTCATCTATGCCATAGCGTGAACGTGCGATACTTTTTGCTTTTATATTAATAGCAGGAGAAGCATACGATGTTAAAACATTTACCTCTTCCACATCTTTTATTTTTCTGAGAACTTTTTGCAGCTTGTAACCTTGGGTAATGAGCTCTTCGGGATTTGAGCCAAACAGATGCACAGAAATAGGTGCATCTGCACCCATAATATCACCAAGTCTATCTTCAAGTACCTGTGAAAGTCCAAGTTCTACAATATTTGGTATTTGTGCTTCAATCTTTTTGCGTATATCATCTATTACCTCAAAACTGCTGCGTTTATGATTTGCTTTGAGCGTAACTAAAAAATCACCCTGATTTATGGGAATATTTAGTTTTCCAAGTCCGGTTCCAATGCGCATAGTCCAATTTTTTACCTCTGGTAT includes:
- a CDS encoding nitroreductase is translated as MLSVTQALKQRSSKRAYQNKSVPKEVQEKILEAAAQTPSGANMQPWITYAVSDEKVLKNIGDAIIAKMDAGIENEQFIQYYPLEWVNPYKKRRIVTGAGLYKLMEVDRKDNETRIEMWKDNFRWFGAKSVFFVFTDKANIDGAQGALIDCGAYMQSIMLAAQEFSVDSCPQGSTTEFGKVVADVLEVPDNLALLYSVVLGYADEEAKINNYKPQREPLEKSVTFI
- a CDS encoding pyridoxal-phosphate dependent enzyme; this translates as MQNSPLSKIILEEREFFVKRDDLIDPCLAGNKYRKLYTLLNTPNNTYNTLISYGGTQSNAMLAIAAMCQKKKWQFIYYTKKLSATQKNECEGNYAHALALGMEHREIENDYYKEYIASLRLNLDEKTLLVDQGGALEAAKKGLEVLAQEIRKQNTTLHVKALATPSGTGTTALFLALALPEYKVYTTPCIGDSAYLKEQMNALAKIPSNLIILEPKKKYHFAKPYPEFYEIYQSLHVKGIEFDLLYAPAMWQALLEQTNEKVMYIHSGGVSGNKSMLARYKKKGLI
- a CDS encoding peptidylprolyl isomerase produces the protein MNKVTMLLSALLLTGSIASAKTLVTVNGKAITQQDVDTELMNATQGRFNQVPADRQAAFRQQVLQQLIGKELIYNDAKKSGIINSKEYKSEYKKLEQRMKKELAIQVWQKKLLDSIKISNKELKDYYNKNKEEFNEKESVHARHILVKAEDEAKKIIAQLKSLSGEKLKEKFIELAKKESTGPSGPKGGDLGYFSKGQMVPAFNDKVFSMKKGEVTLKPVKTQFGYHVIYVEDKKPSMTRSFDEVKAFIEQRLKMEKFKAVMKKKMDALQKKAAIK
- a CDS encoding response regulator, with the protein product MGIFSLFSKQKSVHVYDASRKKETLLSQLDKDFFAEVADSSDTMMLYFLHGEGWIGANKTFFNTMNYYDIKDFKRENESIRDIFLNESEEIFTESDKSWLDYIKKYKSDGYRVSMTDEKGNLLSIEAKCHKYSKNTKLYILELKDITDLQKARMQTKEVEKLKTKFLSNIGHEFRTPMNGILGFIELLKSTDLDEHQNEYLDMIDYSSKNLMNNIETLLDLSQLQSGRLEVELEPFNLLVEMEKLIYTCFDKANNNGVGVMSFIDPKLPQELEGDAKKILQVMRSIIQNAIKFTPHGGKVIIEVKLLKRLQNGACTIGFGVKDNGQGMSQEQIALMDEPFTAGSHADERLGIGLSLSSGLVKLMDSELRINSEIGSGTYVNFVLNFKESRGQNYKMMPGKKAKVLLLDKEKVDDANFLTIYLRSFAIDVTKSSELNEDVYDDIDELYIVANQDDSSWMLDLATYTKKAPVILLLEEDEKLQTKMTHIVDEVIQKPLLASSVAKHLYMANSFKYTSDDENQLKIKDKIDALVVEDNLINQRLIKILLQEYNIKVSTASNGLEAVKMYKKKKYDIIFMDIDMPYMNGIVATKEIKDMMLLKSQAPIVALTAMAMEGDKEMLLKEGLDDYISKPLTREKLEYILDKYLKITHENESV
- the nth gene encoding endonuclease III, which encodes MKKATKKEIQEIKKRFIERYSDAVTELHYKNAYELVIAVALSAQCTDKRVNLITPLLFEKYPTPQDLANAAIEDVKELINSCSFFNNKAKNLIAMAKRVVEVYNGEIPMNEKDLQTLAGVGQKTAHVVMIEYTGANLMAVDTHVFRVAHRLGLSDDKTAKATEATLVKKFKTDLHVLHQAMVLFGRYICTAKNPKCDECFLTQFCKTKESFKV
- a CDS encoding sensor histidine kinase; the protein is MQFKSLKIRILLWFGSLAFVVLSLFAFSFNYFLNQSIDNNIKSKLQLLAHKRDKKIPNVEVLTLHNGTIEDSTALFSLKNYKKYLNQKENFFIITHTGDDDYIDALYIDEQGVKTTLILRKNIDNRIENFQDVLLFLIPILLLAFIFLASKMIDKILLPINKLINATKDISITKFTQEIELPKDEDEIKELVLSFNAMIKRLQNGVERLDRFNTDVSHELKTPLTVIQGEIEIALRKLRTPQKYEQSLKTIQKQSKQIELIVKQLLLLTKYSKENIKESFEKCSVDTLLMQVIDKFQLQFQEKNLKLHIEKIEPINMQANPILIESIFVNLIDNAIKYTSKNRNIYISLYQDSKIYFSIKDEGIGISKEHLSKITERFYRADSSRNKKIEGFGLGLSIVKNSVLMHDGNLEIESDKENGTTVKVVF
- a CDS encoding response regulator transcription factor, translated to MKLLIIEDDENILSFLKRGFDEDGYIVDSALDGEDGEYLAGMNSYDVIIMDWMLPYKSGIEITKSLREKKITTPILILSAKGEIEDKVTGLQHGADDYLAKPFSYKELVARVEALHRRDISNGVNLITLGNIIINSDTKTVRKDDENIELSAKEYELLLFLIKHKNGFVSNAMIEEQLWNNQEYINSNVIQVTIYHLRKKLGKEFIKSNRGIGYKIAV
- a CDS encoding phosphatase PAP2 family protein, which encodes MKKFIISIAILLEMSNWLYAKSATESIGDILSIAIPAGAYGTSLYLGDKDGQMQFYKSFGSTMAATYILKYTVREKRPDSNNKDSFPSGHISSAFAGASFIHKRYGLKYAILPYIAAAYTGYSRVHVNRHHPIDVYAGAALGILSSWYFVTPYKNLQVTPIVGSDFKGLSLSYKW